In the genome of Raphanus sativus cultivar WK10039 chromosome 9, ASM80110v3, whole genome shotgun sequence, the window AAACCGTACTGTAAAAGAGGTAATATTCATTTACAAAGCATAAGTTAAGTCTAAAGAGGATGACTTCCTTCACCTATTCGACAACAACCAGACCTtctaacaaaactaaaatagaaGATAAGAATGCAAAACACTCCACACGAAACTCAAACGATTCTGATTATACAAAACCGATCCTAAACCGAATCTAAACCATACAATAAGCAAGATTGTGAAACTCTATTATTATTCTTATTGATGCAGAATAAGAACACACTCAAGAGAGTGATTCTCCTTAGCTATTCAACAATCtaagcttttttatttattctcatTGAAGAAGAAACTCAAAACGATTCTAATTATACAAAAACCGATCCTAAACCGAATCTAAACCGTACGTTAACcaaaagaggaagagaagctTACTTTCTGAGTGATGAGCTCGCATTGTGTCCCTTTACCAGAAGCAGGAGCTCCTGATATCATTATCTTCAGAGGCGGCTGCTCTGCTTTCTCGGCCGCCGCCACGACCTGGAGATGAAATCCGAAATCAACAGCTGGCATTTAAGATTGGAGCTCGAAGGAAGTGTACCTGGAATCTGGGAGCAATGATCGACGGAGATCTTGTAGCACGGCGGAGGAGTAGGGTTGGTTCACGGAGGAGAGAGTGCCCGGCATCGCCGgagaaagagaaggaggagCGTGAAGGTGGTGGAGATAGAGAGGCGCGTGGCGGAGAGATATAGTTCACGCAGCACACCATGAtgtctctccctctctctctctctctctctctctcgcccaACCTCAACGAACGAGGCTTGTGGTGGTGGTTTCAAGAGGGATCAacacacaagaaaaaaacaaaattaaaatcaaaccggaaaatcaaaatcaaagtctaaccgaataaaccgaaccAGAAAACAATTACAAAccaagttttttaaaattaaagataCTAACTAACAAGGGAATAATCCGAGCCggagcaaaagaagaagaatactTCTAATGTAAAAAAACAGAGTGTGGACAATTTTTAAACACAACAggacaaggaaaaaaaaaaattctctctcTCTGCGAACAAACAATCGCAATCTCCGTCTTGCTCCGGCGCCGGATTCGACGGTGTCGGACGCGCCTCCCCTAACCTGTAGCTCTCGTCTTTGTTTGCTCTCTGCTTCTGTTTCCTCTCTTGCGTCCGATATGCAGGGGGCTCTGATTTCTTCCGGCTTCACTTCTCCGGCGACCTACTCATGAGGTTTCGCTGGTGGCGGAGCTCGTCAGTCTTTGGAGTCCCGGCGAGGCTTGTAAGATTGGTCAGTTCAGGGAGTCGGTTTTTAGGGATTGAGGGTTGTCAGATCTCGTTTTCCGTTTGGAGATCTCTGGCGTTCCTCTCTGTTAGGCAGCGCGTGAATCGGTTGAGGATGTTCCTCTCACCGGCCTCTGTGTGTTATGGCTCTATCCGTCGTTTAAAGGCCCGGTGGAAGAGGTTGGTGGCGCGTGAGAAGTTCTGTTTCTTGGTATCTTGCGACAGAGTTTCACCCCGCCGGTATCGTTCCAGCTTGTTTCGTTTGCGGCTGTCTTTAAATCCCGAGTGTCGTAGTTCTAGTCTTGTTGTCCTTGTTGTTTCTTTCGTGTCGTCGTTGTTATTTCTGTGCATGTTTTTGACCTGTCTTAGTTGTGGTTGTGctggtttgttgttgttgtttagtACTTGGTTGTGTTGTTGTCGTATCTTGgttcaaaaaaaagtaatttagTGTTTTGGTGGTTTCTTGGAACAGTTTGTGGTGGTAGGGTTAAAGCGTGGTGAGATTTGGGTTAGCAGAGTTTTCTCGTAGAGTGGTAGGTCAGTGATCGCTTATCGATTCGGTTCTTAGACAGAGTGTTTCTGGAGAGTCCGGGTGGTAAGGCCTCGTCTTAGTTGGGATTGTGTCTGGGCTTCTTTCTAGAGTAAATGGGCGCAGAGAGCGTCGCATTTGTATCCGAAGGATGTGTTCCTGTCGGGTCTTGAAGTCGCAGGGTTTTGGGTTCTTGGACGGTATCATTTGGCGTGCGTGTGCAGCAGCGATGAGTCGTGGTGCAGGAGGTGGAGATTATCGGGTGGCGAGCTATGGGCAGCAGCGACAATTCCCGTTCATTGGCCTCTACAAAGGTTTAAAATCTGCTAATTATCTTCTCTTTCGCTTTTTGGTTTTATGCCTTGTCTAGTTTTTACTGTCATTTCAGTTTCTTGGTACTATATGCTACCCCTGTGTGGGTACTTTTGTTTCTTAGACTATATGCTACCCCGGTGTGGGTTTAAGTGGCCGCATTTATTTGGGCTTTTGTGTATGGAGATTGCTCACTCGTCTCCTAGTTTATGTTTTAAGTCATCCCGGTGTGGATTCTTGTAGCCAACTTCATTTGGCATCTTGTATGTTTTCTTTGAATGAAATAAATTACTTTcggggaaaaaaaaaaaaaaaaaaaatccgagCCGGAGCTGAAACGTACACAGCCAGAACCAATCCGTAGTTGtaagtttttaacaaaaaccGAACCTAAACCAAAACCGGTTTAGAATCTGTTTGATTATCGATTTGTGAGTTTGCGGTTAGGTGTTCCATGTGCTTTATGGTTTTGTTGTTGGGGGCTACTTTGTTTTAGAAGATGAGAAACACGTGTGATGACCTTATGTGTATATATGGTCTGAGTTGACCTTTCTTCCTTGTTATCTTCCCTTTCCTGAGTCTGTGTCTATCTTGTTCTGAACAGGTAGTGATGGCAATGAGAAGCCAAGGAACAGCTAGTCTACACCAAGCTGGCTTCTGTATTTGCAGAGTGTGCTATTACGGAAGCACGTATCAACATCAAGGAGTTACTTGGTGACAAGATAAAGCAGGAGATGAAGTCACACAGATCACGCTTGATGCCTTTGCTGACGAAAACAGCTTTATCTATCTGCAATGCAGTGGTATGGTTAGCATCCATAGGAGAGATGATCACTATGCCTACTGGTTTAGCGTATTTTTTTTGGCTATGACATGACAAACATGTCTCATACGGCAACATCCTAGACTTGTAACGTCTATTATGCATAACAATAAAAGCTTGAATAAAAGACTTTTTTTATCATGTCTCTTAATCTTTTCTTTACCTTTGTCTCGTTTTATGCCTCaatcttaatatatatgatGAACAAGAACAAACACtgaacaatatatattttatcatttacaacaaaaaaaaaagaacaaaataaactGGTAAAAGTTCTTCCATACAAATAATATCTGCAAACTTGAAAGATGAGGTTTTACTTCCTCCAATGAGCTTCTTTAATGATGATGTATAAGATGTCAATTCTATgaacatgaaaataaaaactCCTAATTAAAAAGCCAGTCTTCTATCTGTTACCTAACAACAAGCAAGCTCGTCCTGGTGCTTCTCCTTAATACGGTACACACACGCAAATATCACACAACGTTAAACAGTTTTCTTCACACACACGGAACAGCAACTCCAGTCTCTCTGCTCGTGCATGAACTTGAACTTtgttagaaaaaaataagacaaaGGACAACCTCTTCAAGTTGCTTAAATAATCTTAGAGAGAAGGATTTGATCACCTGCACCCAGTCGTATGAACCTTTCCATAAAAGTCTCATACTCATCATAGGTAGATAGAGTTGTTACACTTGATCACATGATCCTATTAGTGATCTTATTAGGGAGAGCCTTATGTCTTGGTTTTGCTTTGAGAAGTGTTTCGTCACTGTGCCTAATCCACTCAGAGAGCCTCCATGGCTTCTGCCACTTCCATTTGAACTGAACGATCCACTGGTGATGGCTTCTCTTCCACCTCCAAAGCTTCCCACTCTGTTGTCCAACTGCTGATAGTTTCCTCATCGATACTTGTCCCATTGGTACCATCTgcaaccaaaaaacaaaagtaacatAGGAACTCTTAGCTACCATCATATAATCATAATCCTAAGGAAGCAAGAATTAAAATGAACTTTAACCTTCTTGTTTGCATTGATAAATGCAGCCGAGTCTCTCACTTTTCCGCTAGCAATCCCTGGTGTAAACTTGAGCTGCTTCTGTGCTGGCACAGTCATTGGAGATGGTGTGTTGTTCATGTCTTCAGCTATATGTTTCACTGCACTCGGTGGGGTTCCCTATACCAAGTTTTATGTTTCATGCGTCATTTCCTTGAACAAaaccagtgttctaaaaatcgaTCTAGTCGGTAATCCTCTATAAGGCGCGTAACCAATGCCTAGCGGTTTCTTGAAcattgaacaaaactaaactaaaatgtGGATAAAAATGGTATAATCTTACAAGTGGAGATGGAGCTAAGGAAGTTGCAAGTTCCTGCTCTCTTAATTTAAGCTCCTTTTCAGCTTCTTTCCTTCTCAGCTCACTCTGCCTCAGAAGTCCAACAATCTCTTTGAACTGCTctttcatttcttttatttctacaTCCTTCTCCCATACTTGGCACCTGCATGGGGCATAAATAAAAGACCTGAGAATACTGATTGAAGATGTTTGGAGGTGTGTCACTTTGGAAACTAGAGGCACCTTATCTCCGCAAGAGAGTTGAACATGTATTGAAGCAAGTTCTTTGCCTCTCCCATTGATCTTAGCTGGTTCCAGCGGCCACGGCTTGTAAAAGCACGTTCCCGTTCTTCTGCCTCAGAAAGCTGTGAGGCCATGGCTACTAGAGAGTTAGAAGATATCCCCAGCATGTTCTCAAGTGAAGATATACGAGCCATCCTCGCATTAGGTGACAGGGACGACGCCCTGGCGAAGCCGTTCTTTCCTCTTGGAGGGCTTAAGCCTTTCACTGCAAACTCATCCACTTGTCTTAACACAGACAACTCTTCTGCCAGAGCAGCTCGTCTGAAAATTATATCAATCACATAAACAATTAAGTAAACAGTCTTTGTGATGAGCAAACTTATTACAAAAGGTTGGGGGGACATACACATGGCTTTGTTTCTCGTACTCATGGCGCACTTCATGCACATTCACCATGACTTCTAGCTCATGATCTAGCCATCTCTGCAACGCCTTCTCATTGGtataaaaaagaatatgaaCTGAATTAGATTTCTAAATAAACCACAAatgataataaacaaaaaaggaCTATGGTGTCAATTCTCACCTGAGCATTTGTTCCAAAACCATTAGTACCACCTGCACAAATTGTGTTTCACTTAAGAATCTCAAAAGACATGATTTCATTCAAGTGTTCAAGTATTTTACAACATACCTGAGTGTTCACGAGGAGAAGATTTCCGAGCTTCAAGCAACTCTTTTAACCTCTTGGTAGCCATTGCAGCCTCTTCTGTCTTCCTCTGAAGAACCTGAGAGTCCAAATTTTCCTTAGTCTCTACAGCgtaatcatcttctttactTGGTCTTTCAGAGACCATGGAACATTATTAaggtaaaaaatttcaaaattacattACCATTTTCTGGCGCTGATTCAAAGCTTGCAGCTTATGCCTTTCATACTCACTCTTTCTGCCTTCTTTCCGTAACTGTGTTAGCCAGTGAAAGTATTAGGTATAAAAGGTACAGTTAGAATCTAAGATTACTTGAGAGAGAAAAGGCAAAGGTACCTGCAAAAGTTCCTTCTCCCTGGAGGCTTTCCACTGTCTAAACTGTTCTGCTTCTTGTTTCATTCTGTGCTGCAGCTGCACCTATAAAATccaaggaaaacaaaaaaaatcattttcaaagaGAAGGTGTGAAATGAGTATAGATGCATGACTGAAACATGCATATCATGTTTATTACCTTTTGTGCCTTGATGGATTGAATTTCTTCCTGTAACCTCCGAGCAGCGTCATCGctcttttgtttctgtttcagtAGCTGAACTTGGTTCTCTTGCTTTTTCTTAAGTTCTTGAATCTGTGCTTCAAGAGATTTCAGATTCTGCGCATGCACATCTTGCAGCTTCTGTGCTTGACCATCAGAAGAAGCAAGGTTCTCTATCTCAGCCAACAAGCGGTTTCTCTCTTCCTGTTAAGAAAGAACCAAACACTTCAACAACTTATAACATGTTTTGTAACGAAACTTCAAAGATGAAAAAATGCAGCTATATTTAACCTGAACAGCTCTCTTTTCATCCTCCACCTCTGCAATTTTCTTTCCAAAATGTTGCTTTAGAGCAGCCGGATCATAGCCGTCAAACAGCTTCATTTCAGACTGTTTCCATACATGAACCATGTTAGTTATAGACAAGAGTAAGCTTTAGTTTCATAAAACAGCAAGTGAAAGAGACCTCTTTTTCCTCCAGACGACGGTTCAGTTCATGCAACTCCTTGTCCATACTATTCTGCAAGAGTTTGTGCTCCCACTCCTTTGCCTCTTCATCTATTTCCCTTGAATCACCTGCACATAATTTGAACTCTCTTCTTAAACAACATTGCTTTCTTCTAGTTTCACAACTCTTTTTTGATAGCTTTCTTTTTACCTATTGTGGCTTCAACCATGGGATAATTAGACGACTCTATACTGTGCAAGCTTCTTTTCAGCCCATCCGGTCTTACAGAACCGACGATTTCATCCTGCCACCAAAGACTTCAATAACgaatatacacatataataaattaaaagaatgtaTCAGTTTGATCATCACAGTTTGTATGTCTTTAAAGTCTTTATCAGAATGCTCCACACCAGCATATCTGCTTCTGTACTGATGGAGTTCACGGCAAAGGTCTTCATTAGTAGTTTCAAGACTAGCAATCCTTTCCTTAAGAGCCTGGAGCTCTGCACATGAGGACCCTCCATTCCTTAAGGAGAGCTCTGCCTGCAAGTATTCTAGCTGTTGGCGCATTTTTAGCATCTCAGTGGACACAGGATCTCTATTAACCTGTTTTTAAAAGGTATCAAATAACAGAGATGGAACATTAGAGTAATCTAGTTTCAGGCAATAACTAGATTCTTTTATTGACATGACATATAAGAGTAGCTTACAACAGGTTTGTTCCGGATGTTCCGAGCACGGTTTGCATACTTAAGCGTGTTGAGTGTTTCCTCAGCATTAATATCTGCAGGACTGATGCAAGCTGGAACCCAAAACAGCAAGCATTAGAGATATGAAATAAGCATTAATTAAAGGGCTTAAAATTAGAATCCTGCCGGTTACCTATCATCACAGTTCTGCTGTTGCCACCAAGAGAATCCTAACGAAGTCAACAAAACTTGTGAGAAAGGAGCAAACACTGAGAAATGTGATTTTcaagaaaaattgaaaacaaataaCACCTGCAAAAGCCGTGTAAGTTTACTGTCTCTGTAAGGAACATGAGCACCGTCTTTACGCTTTTTCTCATCTCCAAGCGCACTGATGACATTGCCTAACGCAAGGAGGCCTTTGTTTATGTGAACTCctggtgaaaaaaaaaagagaatcaaaCTTCCATTACAGAACGGTGATCAATAAGGCTTTTGTTTCTGGTcttaaagaaaatgaaacagaAGAACACTAACCTTCTTTAAATCTCATACCATCAGAGCCAGTTCTTTTGGCTCGCTCTGAACCAGCAAGGTCTACTAGGTGCAGCTTAGCACATAGGTACTCTTCTTTCAAGCTCCCATTGTAAGTACCATTTTCAGGAGAATCTGTATTGATCTTGCGCATTTGCTCCACAGAGATAGTGAAAATGGCATGTGAACGACTACAAGAAAAACAGACTTTTATCATTGCACTGTCCATTTTGGGTTTTAACTAGTAGACATATATTCGCTTCTTCAAATTATATGATATTCTAGAttttttcacacaaattaagaaaacgGTTAAATGTTCAGTTTTGCTCTCatttaaatattgaattttaaatatttctcaagttatgtaaagataaaagAGATAAATTAATGACATAAATTACATTGAAATTTTAACACGACACTTATTCTATAACCAAAATTTTACTCTACAGCGACACTTAATATATGAAAGGGATTGAGTAAATAATAAAGATACAAGATTATAAGATCACCTGGACTGATTGTTCATGTTAGTACTACCAGTAGCTCTGCTGACGGAGCCTTGGTCAAGGCAAGCAGCCATCTCTTTGAGAGTACTGACGCTTACTTCCGTGGATCCTGCTAATGTGATGACACCATTTGATGATTCTCGGATCTGTATAGGTGGCTTCCCAGGGACATGTGCTACCTTGCCATTACTAGTAGTATCCGATTTGTTAATACTAGAAGGATCCAACAAATCTTGCACCTCTTCTTTATGAATCTACCAAACAAAAAACGAATCATCACAAAAACACTCAAACAAAGAAACCGTCACAGCTTGTCTAAAAAAACCAACCTCGATGAAAGAAACATGGATTTGAAACTCGATCTGATCCTTGAGAGTCTCAATTTTGGTGAAAAGAGCGTTCATAACTTGAGGTACGATCCCTGTTTGGCTGGTGTCTCCACAGCCAGTACCCATTGTGTATGTTTTACCTGAACCAGTCTGTCCATAGGCAAGAACCGTAGCATTGTAGCCTTGAAATAAACCATCAACGAGCGGTGCAGCACATTCTTGATACATTTCAGTAGATGGAGTTCCAGAGCTTCCGTATACATGATCAAAAGTAAAAGAATGTGATCCAATTTGTACCTGTATCAATCataattcacaaaaaaaaaaaaaatatatcaattacATTGAAATGTACTTtctgataatatttcaaaaatccAACTTAAAGGATTTAATCTTGAGAATTAGCAACAAGAATATTTGATCTTCAGACCAAACTTAACTAAGGAATTAAGTTAAGATGCAATAATTGTAGTTATGtcctaaaaagaaaagaaacagaacTGACTAAGTCAACCATgcataagataaaataaagaaacatcACTGATCCTAAACGTCGCAAGATCTAGATCTCAGGGAGGCGCAGATGATTCAGATAAAGAAGCTAATCGGTTTAGAAATAATTCTATAAAATAAAGAATCTTTTGAAGTCAAGATCAAGAACACACAAACAAGAGAACTGTGTGACATTGTCTGAAGCTGAAGAAAAAAGGAACAGTACCTGTGGTTTACCAGAAACGACAGTGACACAATCTTTACAACCTTGAAGCCGCTCATCGCCGATGAGCGGTCTGATGTGGACAGCAACCTTAACAGAGCAATCATCAGACTCCATTGACGaaagaaaggaagaaagaaGGGAGTGATCTTGAaatcaagaaagaagagagagtgaAGAAGCAGGGAAAGGTTTGAGAGTTTTGCAGCAGACAAATGTTGGTTTGAATGATGTGTGTGTTTTGGAGAGAAAGAGACGAGGGGTAGAAATGGAATATAGAAATGATTTGGCGAGAGGAGGAGAGAGCTTAACTGCAACGACAACAACCTTATTCTCTTTATCTTCCCTTAGGCTTCACTCCTTCACTTACTGTCTCTCTCAAGACCAAAACGGACCGACGTGACTTTACTTTCACTCTTTCCCGTTTTAACCTTCTTGGATGTCTCTCTTTCTGTGCTGGGGAGAGAATGAGTTTTCTGACAAGAAAAAAAGTTGTGTGGAGAAATTATCAGAATGGTTTTACTTTATTGCATGTGCCAAACTCTTTATTAATTAGTGGGGTTGTCCATGTATTATTTACATACCAAAATGAATGATTCTTACTAATTTATGTCACTTGAGCTTTAGGTTCTGCCAGTGGCGGACCCAGCAATAAAGTTTACATGTGTCatagtatatatacttttaaaaatatacagcAAAAGTGTCAATATTGAGGATTGAACCCGAGTTTAGGGGTGTCAAAGTGCACT includes:
- the LOC108827664 gene encoding kinesin-like protein KIN-4A gives rise to the protein MESDDCSVKVAVHIRPLIGDERLQGCKDCVTVVSGKPQVQIGSHSFTFDHVYGSSGTPSTEMYQECAAPLVDGLFQGYNATVLAYGQTGSGKTYTMGTGCGDTSQTGIVPQVMNALFTKIETLKDQIEFQIHVSFIEIHKEEVQDLLDPSSINKSDTTSNGKVAHVPGKPPIQIRESSNGVITLAGSTEVSVSTLKEMAACLDQGSVSRATGSTNMNNQSSRSHAIFTISVEQMRKINTDSPENGTYNGSLKEEYLCAKLHLVDLAGSERAKRTGSDGMRFKEGVHINKGLLALGNVISALGDEKKRKDGAHVPYRDSKLTRLLQDSLGGNSRTVMIACISPADINAEETLNTLKYANRARNIRNKPVVNRDPVSTEMLKMRQQLEYLQAELSLRNGGSSCAELQALKERIASLETTNEDLCRELHQYRSRYAGVEHSDKDFKDIQTDEIVGSVRPDGLKRSLHSIESSNYPMVEATIGDSREIDEEAKEWEHKLLQNSMDKELHELNRRLEEKESEMKLFDGYDPAALKQHFGKKIAEVEDEKRAVQEERNRLLAEIENLASSDGQAQKLQDVHAQNLKSLEAQIQELKKKQENQVQLLKQKQKSDDAARRLQEEIQSIKAQKVQLQHRMKQEAEQFRQWKASREKELLQLRKEGRKSEYERHKLQALNQRQKMVLQRKTEEAAMATKRLKELLEARKSSPREHSGGTNGFGTNAQALQRWLDHELEVMVNVHEVRHEYEKQSHVRAALAEELSVLRQVDEFAVKGLSPPRGKNGFARASSLSPNARMARISSLENMLGISSNSLVAMASQLSEAEERERAFTSRGRWNQLRSMGEAKNLLQYMFNSLAEIRCQVWEKDVEIKEMKEQFKEIVGLLRQSELRRKEAEKELKLREQELATSLAPSPLGTPPSAVKHIAEDMNNTPSPMTVPAQKQLKFTPGIASGKVRDSAAFINANKKMVPMGQVSMRKLSAVGQQSGKLWRWKRSHHQWIVQFKWKWQKPWRLSEWIRHSDETLLKAKPRHKALPNKITNRIM